A segment of the Curtobacterium sp. MCSS17_007 genome:
CAGCGATGATGCTCCTGGCGATGACGGTGTCGCTGTGCTCGAACGTCGACGCCTTCTTCGCGCTGTCCTTCGCCTCGACGTTCCTGCCGGGGTCGATCACGGCGTTCCTGCTCATCGGGCCGATCATCGACGTCAAGATGATCGCCCTGCTCCGGACGACGTTCCGCGCGCGCTTCCTGGTGCTGCTCGCCGTCGTCTGCGTCCTGTTCACGGCAGCGGTCGGGTTGGTGATGAATGTCCTCGTCTGAGAAGGCTCCCGCGTACCTCGGGCTCGGGTCGGTGCTCGCGGTGGCGCTCTGCACGCTGTGGCTCGCGATCGTCGGGCACCTCGACCTGTACATCAACCCGCGGTACGACCTGTTCACGATCGTCCTGGCCGCGATCGCGGTGCCGGCCTCGGTCGCGGGGCTCGTGGCGGTGGCGCGCGGGCACGGCCACGCGCACGACGGGCACGCGCACGACGACGAGACCGCCTACGAGCAGGGGTCCGACGCCGCGCGGTCCGTCCGACGCCGGACGCCCCGGGCCGCCCGGGTCACGCGTCTCGTGCTCGGTGGCATCGCAGCGGCGGCGACCGTGGGCGTCACGGTGGCCATGCTCGTGCTCCCGCCGACGACCCTGTCCGCCCGCACCGCCCAGCAGCGGAGCGTCGACACCCCGACGCTGTCGAACGCCACCGGCACCCAGGACGTCGCGCTGCTCGGCAGCGAGGGCGTCGACACCTCGCAGTACGGCGTGAAGGACTGGGCGGCGCTCGTCCGGCAGACCACGGACACCACGGCGCTCGTCGGCAAGCCCGTCGAGCTGTCCGGCTTCGTCGTGCCCG
Coding sequences within it:
- a CDS encoding TIGR03943 family protein gives rise to the protein MSSSEKAPAYLGLGSVLAVALCTLWLAIVGHLDLYINPRYDLFTIVLAAIAVPASVAGLVAVARGHGHAHDGHAHDDETAYEQGSDAARSVRRRTPRAARVTRLVLGGIAAAATVGVTVAMLVLPPTTLSARTAQQRSVDTPTLSNATGTQDVALLGSEGVDTSQYGVKDWAALVRQTTDTTALVGKPVELSGFVVPGAEGSFTLTRFVISCCAVDAQPVGLGVVVDGPVPDADQWVRVTGKLAANPDQSADARIVIRAATVRDIDQPTDPYEY